The proteins below are encoded in one region of Apium graveolens cultivar Ventura chromosome 4, ASM990537v1, whole genome shotgun sequence:
- the LOC141718789 gene encoding uncharacterized protein LOC141718789 yields MVLRKPELTGRLAKWSIRLSTYDISYDARTTIKSQALADFVADFSPTQLTQAEEELKQVTSQVEIQPWTLYTDGASNANGTGLGLSATGTLQRCIEKNEADMVLRDVHEGDCGNYTNGRNLSLKILRIGYYWPTLRQDTIDYTKKCDTCQRHAPIGHQPSEFLHPSIPSWPFMKWGMDIVEKMPSAPGQKIFMLAMTDYFSTWI; encoded by the exons ATGGTTTTGAGAAAACCCGAGCTGACAGGACGATTGGCCAAATGGTCAATCCGACTAAGCACGTATGACATCTCATATGACGCGAGGACAACCATCAAGTCACAAGCCTTAGCAGATTTTGTGGCTGATTTTAGTCCAACTCAACTCACACAAGCCGAAGAAGAACTGAAACAAGTGACTTCCCAAGTTGAGATACAACCGTGGACACTTTACACAGACGGGGCTTCCAATGCGAATGGTACAGGTCTGGGACTG TCAGCCACAGGGACACTACAAAGATGTATAGAGAAAAATGAAGCTGATATGGTATTAAGAGATGTCCATGAAGGTGACTGTGGTAACTACACCAATGGGAGGAATCTCTCGCTAAAAATACTGCGTATAGGCTATTATTGGCCAACACTAAGACAAGATACAATAGACTATACAAAGAAATGTGACACCTGCCAAAGACATGCTCCCATTGGGCATCAGCCGTCAGAATTCCTACACCCGTCTATACCATCATGGCCATTCATGAAGTGGGGAATGGATATCGTAGAGAAAATGCCATCGGCACCTGGACAGAAAATCTTCATGTTAGCAATGACGGATTACTTTTCAACATGGATCTAA